A stretch of Brassica rapa cultivar Chiifu-401-42 chromosome A08, CAAS_Brap_v3.01, whole genome shotgun sequence DNA encodes these proteins:
- the LOC103849881 gene encoding cysteine proteinase inhibitor 4, which yields MMKSLVCLSLILLPLIAVVEGNLGGWKKIDNLSDPNVVSLAKYAVDEHNKQSKANLVFVKIVEGKEQVINGKKYDLKIAAKDGGGVTKNYEAVVVERVWAHYRSLESFQAV from the coding sequence atgatgaagTCTTTGGTTTGTCTCTCGCTCATCCTCCTCCCTCTCATCGCCGTCGTGGAAGGCAATCTCGGCGGGTGGAAGAAGATCGACAACTTATCGGATCCGAACGTGGTTTCGCTCGCGAAGTATGCGGTTGATGAGCATAACAAGCAGTCGAAAGCGAATCTGGTGTTCGTGAAGATAGTCGAGGGGAAGGAGCAAGTGATCAACGGAAAAAAGTACGATCTGAAGATTGCGGCTAAGGATGGTGGTGGTGTGACGAAGAACTACGAGGCCGTGGTGGTGGAAAGGGTGTGGGCTCATTACAGAAGTCTTGAGTCTTTCCAGGCGGTGTAG